The following are from one region of the Harpia harpyja isolate bHarHar1 chromosome 4, bHarHar1 primary haplotype, whole genome shotgun sequence genome:
- the LOC128140731 gene encoding feather keratin Cos2-3-like, with protein MATCAHQQGWRVVLGQVHFQPHDMSCYNQCLPCRPCGPTPLANSCNEPCVRQCQNSTVVIEPSTVVVTLPGPILSSFPQNTVVGSSTSAAVGRILSCDGVPINSGCCDLSGISRRY; from the exons ATGGCGACGTGTGCCCATCAACAGGGATGGAGAGTGGTCCTGGGGCAG gtgcactTCCAGCCCCAcgacatgtcctgctacaaccagtgcctgccatGCCGGCCCTGtggcccgaccccgctggccaacagctgcaatgagccctgtgtcaggcagtgccagaactccactgtcGTCATTGAGCCCTCTActgtggtggtgaccctgcccggtcccatcctcagctccttcccgcagaacaccgttgtgggctcctccacctccgctgctgttggcaggatCCTCAGCTGTGATGGAGTGCCCATCAACTCTGGGTGCTGTGACCTCTCTGGCATTTCCAGACGCTACTAG
- the LOC128140714 gene encoding LOW QUALITY PROTEIN: olfactory receptor 6F1-like (The sequence of the model RefSeq protein was modified relative to this genomic sequence to represent the inferred CDS: deleted 2 bases in 1 codon) → MFSLSEGDHGFMANCRMVHVEMSFESFPSAELMNLHAWEDMANGTGVEEFILLGFPGTWHSRVSLVVVFALTYSLTVIGNACIIALVWMNSNLRTPMYFFLCNLSFLEIWYTTGVVPKAIGVMLGTSQTISFRVCILQLFFLLSLGSTECFLLSVMAYDRYLAICYPLRYSSLMNSVLPARLALSSWLGGFLAVSLLAFLTSRLTFCGPDVINHFLCDIDSCLALSCSDTWPVELATFLVSIIVVVASCVVTLVSYIYIISSILRIQSVHGRKKAFSTCSAHLSVVTIWYGSTMFLYVKPSAQNSLDLNKLVNTFNTVVTPLLNPFIYTLRNKEVRQALGWAFQKK, encoded by the exons ATGTTCTCCCTCAGCGAAGGAGACCATGGCTTCATGGCT AACTGCAGGATGGTGCATGTAGAGATGTCTTTTGAATCATTTCCATCAGCTGAGCTG ATGAACCTCCACGCTTGGGAGGACATGGCAAATGGGACAGGTGTGGAAGAATTCATCCTTCTTGGCTTCCCAGGCACATGGCATTCTCGGGTCTCCCTTGTGGTGGTATTTGCACTGACGTACTCCCTGACAGTAATAGGCAATGCATGCATCATAGCTCTGGTGTGGATGAACAGCAACCTACGGACCCCAATGTACTTCTTCCTCTGTAATCTCTCCTTTCTAGAGATCTGGTACACTACGGGCGTTGTTCCCAAAGCCATAGGAGTCATGCTGGGGACTAGCCAGACCATCTCCTTCAGAGTCTGCATCCTccagttgttttttcttctctccctagGCTCCACTGAATGTTTTCTCCTgtctgtcatggcctatgaccgctacttAGCCATATGCTACCCCTTGAGATACAGCTCCCTCATGAACAGTGTCCTCCCTGCTCGGCTAGCActcagctcctggctgggagGCTTTCTGGCCGTCTCGTTGCTGGCCTTTCTGACATCCAGGCTGACGTTCTGTGGGCCAGATGTCATCAATCATTTCCTCTGCGATATAGATTCCTGCCTTGCCCTCTCCTGCAGTGACACATGGCCCGTGGAGCTGGCAACCTTCCTTGTCTCCATAATTGTTGTGGTGGCCTCCTGTGTGGTCACTCTGGTCTCCTACATATACATTATCTCTTCCATCCTGAGGATCCAGTCAGTCCATGGCCGAAAAAAGGCCTTTTCCACTTGCTCTGCCCATCTCAGTGTTGTCACAATCTGGTATGGCTCTACCATGTTCCTGTATGTCAAACCGTCAGCCCAGAACTCCCTGGATCTGAACAAACTCGTGAATACCTTTAACACTGTTGTAACTCCTTTGTTGAACCCCTTCATTTACACACTCAGGAACAAAGAAGTGAGGCAAGCTCTGGGGTGGGCTTTCCAGAAAAAGTGA